Proteins from one uncultured Desulfuromonas sp. genomic window:
- the ettA gene encoding energy-dependent translational throttle protein EttA — MSEDSKKIIYSMMKVSKSYNKQPVIKDISLSYFYGAKIGVLGLNGSGKSSLLRIMAGVDKDFNGEAVLSEGYSVGYLEQEPQLDDSKTVRQVVEEGVQETVDLLKEFEEINLKFAEPMDDDAMTALCDRQAQVQDKLDALDAWDLDSRLDLAMDALRCPPADANVNVLSGGERRRVALCRLLLQKPDILLLDEPTNHLDAETVAWLEQHLQRYEGTVIAVTHDRYFLDNVAGWILELDRGHGIPWKGNYSSWLDQKQKRLQNEEKAESARQRTLQRELEWINMSPKGRHAKSKARISSYEKLLDEGGDSQTRDLEIYIPPGQRLGDIVIEADHVQKAFDGRLLMEDMNFKLPRGGIVGVIGPNGAGKTTLMRMFTGQEQPDSGTLTLGSTVQLGYVDQSRDTLDGDKNIWEEISGGQDMMMLGTREVNSRAYVARFNFSGSDQQKKVGTLSGGERNRVHLAKILSGGANVLLLDEPTNDLDVNTMRALEEALESFAGCAVVISHDRWFLDRIATHMLAFEGDSQVVWYEGNYSEYEEDRRKRLGRDADQPHRIRYRDLTRA, encoded by the coding sequence ATGAGTGAAGACAGTAAAAAAATTATTTACAGCATGATGAAGGTCAGCAAAAGCTACAACAAGCAGCCCGTCATCAAGGATATCTCGTTGTCCTATTTTTACGGTGCCAAGATCGGTGTTCTGGGTCTTAACGGTTCCGGCAAAAGTAGCCTGCTGCGTATCATGGCCGGTGTGGACAAAGATTTTAACGGCGAAGCCGTCTTATCCGAAGGCTATTCTGTCGGTTACCTCGAGCAGGAACCGCAGTTGGATGACAGCAAAACCGTGCGTCAGGTGGTGGAAGAGGGTGTTCAGGAGACCGTTGACCTGCTCAAGGAGTTTGAAGAGATCAACCTCAAATTTGCCGAACCCATGGACGATGACGCCATGACTGCTCTGTGTGACCGGCAAGCTCAGGTGCAGGATAAGCTCGATGCGTTGGATGCCTGGGATCTCGATTCCCGTCTCGATCTGGCCATGGACGCGTTGCGCTGCCCACCGGCCGATGCCAATGTTAATGTTTTGTCCGGTGGCGAACGGCGCCGGGTGGCTCTGTGCCGCCTGCTGCTGCAGAAACCGGATATCCTGTTGCTTGATGAGCCCACCAACCATCTCGATGCCGAGACCGTGGCCTGGCTTGAGCAACATCTGCAACGCTACGAAGGCACGGTCATTGCCGTGACTCACGATCGTTACTTCCTTGACAATGTTGCCGGATGGATTCTTGAACTGGATCGTGGACATGGCATCCCCTGGAAAGGCAATTATTCCTCGTGGCTGGATCAGAAGCAAAAGCGTCTTCAGAATGAGGAAAAAGCGGAATCGGCCCGCCAGCGGACCCTGCAGCGTGAGCTGGAGTGGATCAACATGTCACCCAAGGGGCGCCACGCCAAGAGCAAGGCCCGCATCAGTTCCTATGAAAAACTGCTCGACGAGGGGGGCGACAGCCAGACCCGTGATCTGGAGATCTATATTCCGCCCGGACAGCGTCTCGGTGATATCGTTATCGAAGCGGATCACGTGCAAAAGGCTTTTGATGGTCGTCTGCTCATGGAGGATATGAACTTCAAATTGCCGCGTGGTGGTATTGTCGGGGTGATTGGTCCCAATGGTGCCGGTAAAACAACTCTGATGCGCATGTTTACCGGTCAGGAACAGCCGGACAGCGGCACCCTGACACTGGGCAGTACCGTTCAACTCGGTTATGTCGATCAAAGCCGCGATACTCTCGACGGCGACAAAAATATCTGGGAAGAGATCAGCGGCGGTCAGGATATGATGATGCTCGGCACCCGCGAGGTGAATTCCCGTGCCTATGTGGCACGCTTCAACTTTTCCGGCAGCGACCAGCAGAAAAAGGTTGGTACCCTGTCCGGTGGTGAGCGCAACCGGGTCCATCTGGCCAAGATACTCAGTGGTGGTGCCAACGTGCTGCTGCTTGATGAACCAACCAATGATCTCGATGTTAACACCATGCGTGCTCTTGAAGAGGCGTTGGAGAGTTTTGCCGGGTGTGCGGTGGTGATCAGCCATGATCGCTGGTTTCTTGACCGCATTGCCACCCATATGCTCGCTTTTGAAGGCGACAGTCAAGTGGTGTGGTACGAGGGCAATTACAGCGAATACGAGGAGGATCGTCGTAAGCGGCTGGGCCGCGATGCTGATCAACCGCATCGTATTCGTTATCGCGATCTGACGCGTGCCTGA